From the Candidatus Methylomirabilota bacterium genome, one window contains:
- the gnd gene encoding decarboxylating 6-phosphogluconate dehydrogenase: protein MELGFVGLGRMGMNMVRRLQRDKHRVVVYDRSPEVVKEAVQEQAVGSTSLKDLVAKLPPPRAVWVMVPAGEPTEGTIRELSGLLQADDVIIDGGNSYYKDDARRAEELKPKRLHYIDAGTSGGIWGLKIGYCLMVGGDAAVVKRLEPIFKTLAPEDGYAYMGSAGAGHYVKMIHNGIEYGMMQAYAEGFELLSKSSFKLNLPMIAELWMHGSVVRSWLLELAASALHDDPKLEKIKGYVEDSGEGRWTVFDAIEKDVPAAVLTASLYTRFRSRQAESFGEKMLAALRNAFGGHAVKKA from the coding sequence ATGGAACTCGGCTTTGTCGGACTCGGCCGGATGGGCATGAACATGGTGCGGCGGCTTCAGCGCGACAAGCATCGCGTCGTCGTCTACGACCGGTCGCCCGAGGTCGTGAAGGAAGCGGTGCAGGAGCAGGCCGTCGGCTCGACCTCGCTCAAAGACCTGGTCGCCAAGCTCCCGCCGCCGCGGGCCGTGTGGGTGATGGTGCCCGCCGGCGAGCCCACCGAAGGCACCATCCGCGAGCTGTCAGGTCTGCTCCAGGCCGATGACGTGATCATCGACGGCGGGAACTCCTATTACAAGGACGACGCGCGTCGGGCCGAAGAGCTGAAGCCGAAGCGCCTTCATTACATCGACGCGGGCACGAGCGGCGGCATCTGGGGACTGAAAATCGGCTACTGTCTCATGGTCGGCGGCGACGCGGCGGTCGTGAAGCGCCTGGAGCCCATCTTCAAGACCCTGGCCCCCGAGGACGGCTACGCCTACATGGGCTCGGCCGGCGCCGGCCACTACGTCAAGATGATCCACAACGGCATCGAGTACGGCATGATGCAGGCCTACGCCGAGGGCTTCGAGCTGCTGAGCAAGAGCAGCTTCAAGCTCAACCTGCCGATGATCGCCGAGCTGTGGATGCACGGCAGCGTCGTCCGCTCGTGGCTCCTGGAGCTGGCGGCCTCCGCGCTCCACGACGACCCGAAGCTCGAGAAGATCAAGGGCTACGTGGAGGACTCCGGGGAAGGGCGCTGGACGGTGTTCGACGCGATCGAGAAAGACGTGCCGGCCGCGGTGCTCACCGCGTCCCTCTACACGCGCTTCCGTTCGCGGCAGGCGGAGTCGTTCGGGGAGAAGATGCTGGCCGCGCTCCGCAACGCCTTCGGTGGCCACGCCGTCAAGAAGGCCTGA